The proteins below are encoded in one region of Hordeum vulgare subsp. vulgare chromosome 3H, MorexV3_pseudomolecules_assembly, whole genome shotgun sequence:
- the LOC123441753 gene encoding calcium-transporting ATPase 1, endoplasmic reticulum-type-like: MPPMMQQPQAKPKRQGRLVVQDRDRGLSSSEAAARRRAHGPNELLDHPGHSVLQLVAQQFEDTLVCIPLTADAVSFALALSSSAGALTLSAFVEPLVIFLILVVNAAVGVMQETNAEKALEALCQIQSDHAAVLRDAEWAPALPARDLVLGDVVMVRVGDKVPADMRVLRLISSNLRVEQG; the protein is encoded by the exons ATGCCGCCGATGATGCAGCAACCACAAGCAAAACCAAAAAGGCAAGGGAGGCTGGTGGTCCAG GACAGGGACCGCGGGTTGTCCTCGTCGGaggcggcagcgcgacggcgcgcGCACGGGCCCAACGAGCTGCTCGACCACCCGGGGCACTCGGTGCTGCAGCTCGTGGCGCAGCAGTTCGAGGACACGCTGGTGTGCATCCCTCTCACCGCCGACGCCGTCTCGTTCGCGCTCGCGCTCTCCTCGTCGGCCGGCGCGCTCACGCTCTCGGCCTTCGTCGAGCCGCTCGTCAtcttcctcatcctcgtcgtcaacgCCGCCGTCGGGGTCATGCAGGAGACCAACGCCGAGAAGGCGCTCGAGGCACTGTGCCAGATCCagtccgaccacgccgccgtgctccgCGACGCCGAGTGGGCGCCCGCCCTCCCCGCGCGCGACCTCGTCCTGGGGGACGTCGTCATGGTCCGCGTAGGGGACAAGGTCCCCGCCGACATGCGCGTCCTCAGGCTCATCTCGTCGAACCTCCGCGTCGAGCAGGGGTAG
- the LOC123439941 gene encoding calcium-transporting ATPase 1, endoplasmic reticulum-type-like produces the protein MVFAGTIVVNGSAVCLVVHTGMATEIGKIHSQIHEALQEDDDTPLKKKLNKFGEALTMIIGLICILVWLIKVKYFLTFELDGWVPRNIHPSIYIHPCIHLHLSNRFCLLM, from the coding sequence ATGGTGTTCGCGGGCACCATCGTCGTCAATGGCAGCGCCGTCTGCCTCGTCGTGCATACCGGGATGGCCACCGAGATTGGCAAGATCCACTCGCAGATCCACGAGGCCTTGCAGGAGGACGACGACACGCCGCTCAAAAAGAAGCTCAACAAGTTCGGCGAGGCGCTCACCATGATCATCGGCCTCATATGCATCCTCGTGTGGCTCATTAAGGTCAAGTACTTCTTGACCTTCGAGCTCGACGGATGGGTGCCCAGGAACATCCATCCATCAATCTACATCCATCCATGCATCCATCTACATCTAAGCAATCGTTTTTGTTTGCTAATGTGA